A single Antechinus flavipes isolate AdamAnt ecotype Samford, QLD, Australia chromosome 5, AdamAnt_v2, whole genome shotgun sequence DNA region contains:
- the SPX gene encoding spexin, which yields MKGIQSLKASGLALLLVVSFISYSCCAPQRILERRNWTPQTILYLKGTQGRHFISEENRRKDLYNRLQPEKRSQSLNPILISEAAAMFFKSLQKPPEEARAVNFDQSRFLEDNLLNWRK from the exons ATGAAG GGAATCCAAAGTCTGAAAGCTTCTGGATTGGCCCTGCTTCTGGTGGTTTCATTCATCTCCTACTCCTGCTGTGCTCCCCAG AGAATTTTGGAAAGAAGAAACTGGACTCCTCAAACTATTCTCTACCTCAAGGGGACTC AAGGCCGCCACTTCATCTCAGAGGAGAACAGGAGGAAAGATCTCTACAACAGACTACAGCCGG AAAAGCGCAGCCAAAGTCTAAACCCAATACTTATTTCTGAAGCTGCAGCCATGTTCTTTAAGTCCCTGCAGAAACCACCAGAAGAAG cTAGAGCAGTAAACTTTGATCAATCAAGATTCTTGGAAGATAACCTATTAAACTGGAGAAAATGA